Proteins encoded together in one Macadamia integrifolia cultivar HAES 741 chromosome 8, SCU_Mint_v3, whole genome shotgun sequence window:
- the LOC122087177 gene encoding uncharacterized protein LOC122087177, giving the protein MSGPRLDLRTREQVIKQSTASFFSSFYTFLFLSLLLFSFRTTVENGTLHVTSFIDRDPSLKALLSRLDLAGKNARSSEGLRSPDAVNRRRRPFLHLSRIGTLDDDFFSGEGDEDRSLFGMGRRSPVNGSSVNLSHFFSREGKLGLSNSEERYGFRLSEVVGSGFLFKMEGLSSSGDGDGNVEGTERAALEKGEEVDRPADFQLFIKGVRIGRRDAAALFFLVSFLSVAYGWVILGYLVTHSCILGIVFYTVVNDHLGRYQSFSGTVKAGSRLGIRRLSGFILMRWAVKDALTQLLGLWFFGEIEDQYSFFKLFVRLKLMPFSIISPWIRGFETEISGFLFTWFLVDVIVAFIFALDCWVAIMDTRRSGREVVKEGCYLISTMLNQAVQLKCYEAILCGPFVRWILTRICGKLFASFFQSVVEVYFMVAWLIFYFAARCKDGNPDGRRFGRRNLEDYIDGHR; this is encoded by the coding sequence ATGTCCGGTCCGCGTCTAGACTTACGCACCAGGGAGCAAGTTATCAAGCAGTCCACTGCGTCGTTCTTCTCGAGCTTCTACACATTTCTCTTTCTATCCCTTTTGCTTTTCTCATTCCGTACGACTGTTGAGAACGGAACCCTACACGTCACCTCTTTCATCGATAGGGATCCCTCTCTCAAAGCCCTTTTATCCCGCCTCGATCTTGCTGGCAAGAATGCCAGATCTTCCGAAGGTCTTAGATCTCCTGACGCCGTTAATAGGCGACGTCGACCTTTTCTTCACCTCAGCCGTATCGGAACCCTAGACGATGATTTCTTCTCCGGAGAAGGCGATGAAGATCGGAGTCTCTTTGGGATGGGTCGTCGTTCCCCTGTTAATGGTAGTTCTGTGAATCTCAGCCATTTTTTCAGTCGCGAAGGCAAATTAGGGTTATCGAATTCTGAGGAGAGGTATGGATTTAGGCTTTCGGAGGTTGTTGGCTCTGGATTTCTTTTCAAGATGGAGGGTTTGTCTTCGTCGGGTGACGGAGATGGTAATGTTGAAGGAACTGAGAGGGCGGCTTTGGAAAAGGGAGAGGAAGTCGACCGCCCTGcggattttcagttatttatcaAGGGTGTCCGTATCGGTCGTCGTGATGCTGCGGCCTTGTTCTTTCTGGTGAGTTTCTTATCCGTAGCATATGGTTGGGTGATTCTGGGCTATTTGGTGACGCATTCTTGCATTCTCGGTATTGTATTCTATACTGTCGTCAACGACCATTTGGGAAGGTATCAGTCGTTTAGTGGAACGGTTAAGGCTGGTTCGCGTTTGGGCATTCGGAGGCTTTCTGGGTTTATACTCATGAGATGGGCTGTTAAAGATGCCTTGACCCAACTCCTTGGTCTGTGGTTTTTTGGTGAAATTGAGGATCAGTATTCATTCTTTAAACTGTTTGTGCGATTGAAGCTCATGCCTTTCTCCATCATTTCTCCGTGGATCCGGGGTTTTGAGACTGAGATCTCAGGGTTTCTGTTTACGTGGTTTTTGGTGGATGTTATTGTGGCCTTCATTTTTGCGTTGGATTGTTGGGTCGCAATTATGGACACAAGGAGGAGTGGCAGGGAAGTCGTGAAGGAAGGATGCTACTTAATATCTACAATGTTAAACCAGGCAGTCCAATTAAAATGCTATGAAGCCATTCTTTGTGGGCCGTTTGTGAGATGGATTCTGACTCGGATCTGTGGGAAATTGTTTGCCTCATTTTTTCAGTCGGTAGTAGAGGTTTATTTTATGGTGGCATGGTTGATATTTTACTTTGCTGCACGGTGTAAGGATGGAAATCCAGATGGTCGGAGGTTCGGTCGGAGAAATTTGGAGGATTACATTGATGGTCATAGATGA